CTGGATTGATTTCCATGAAACCACCTACACATTAATTTACCTTTCAGGACATTTCGTAATCACTTGGTGATCTTCTGACTTTTTATAAAGCACCACTAAAAAGTTCAACTTTCCAATTCCAATACTTGCAAAACTAACATCTGCCATCATTCTGAACAGCTTCTGAAGTTTATgcagcaaataaaaacattaatgcCTTTAGCTAAGAAGTTGAACACAGTGAATGCTCTCCTGCCAAACAACATGTTTAGTAGTAACTGTGTGAGCATTAGCAAGTTTACATTAGCACTAAGCTCAAAGCACCTTGATGCCTAAGTACAGCTTGACAGAGCTGCTAGCATGGTTGTGGTATTTTTGTATGTACTCATTAACTCAACAAAATGCTAATAACATTTGTGACAATCAAACGCCATTGATGTTACAGGGATGATTATGAATTAGTCATGTTCAAGTTAGGTTGCTCCTCGTCTCCGTCCCAGACTCCTCTCTGCCTCTGAAGCACTGCCATCTTTCATGCGTGGGCACTCTGTTCAATCGGGCTGATCTCTGGCATGCTCCTGCTCCTTCCCTTTCTCGCCCTAGCTTTGAtggcttcttcctcttcttctccatcgTCCTCATCAGACCAATCCACCTCCTGTTGCAGATTACCCCTGGAGCCTCTCATACCACCAGCCTTGAAGAGCTGACCTGAGCGAAATTTCGTGCGGAAAGTATCAAAAGAAAGACTCTTGCTGCGCTGCTGCTTCTCAAAGACAGTGTCCTGCACTTCctcatttccattcatttcatcCACACAGTCATGCAGCACGGAGCGGAACAGTCGAGGGACCTCATGAACATCAGGTTCCATCTGTGATACCAATCTCCTGAACCTACGGTGGGAGGAATTACAGTAATACTCATTATATGGAACAGCCTTGTCTGAAAATCTAaccaaaaaaattgaaaaaatatagAAGGCAGAGGTCGATCGATTCAGCCATAGGGCTGGAAGGATCATTCTCAAGTATTTTTAATGGGGTCTAAAATACATAGCTATAGTGGTAGGACGCCAGCCAAGTGTGCTGGAAGGTCAATTACATCATGGTAATGGATTTATAGGCATTTGTCCAACAAAGTTACACAATGAAAGTCATTCATTTTACATACAGAACAGAatagaaatacacaaaacagtTTCAGTTATTGTAACACCTTTTGCTACCCACATATAAACCCAGGAAGTCTGTAATCTATATGCAACATTGATATAAAGTTTCATGTCATTTGGAATGTAGAATATGAGTTTCACAGCCTGAGGAGTGACACAGGtctgctgtctgtctgcagcagataCACAGAAAGCAGATGGGTCAGTAGACAGTACTGtaagaaaattataaaaaataaataaataggtttTGCTGATCAACTTATTGATGGGACTCATAATCATCCATCagaggttgtgttttcacatgtgtccatttgtttgttGGTCAGACGGCAGGATAAAGCAAACACTACAGAATGGTGTGGTCCATGGAAGGACAGAGATTGACCCAGAACAGATTCCAGCATCGGCGCTCATGACTGTGTGTGACatggattaaataaaaatcagcatACGAAGATTTAATGTGTTCATACAGAGATTGTCTGTCCTTTTGTGTGAACTAGTTTGATTTAGGATAGTACTTGATTGAATGCATTACTTAGTTTCCCATTTAAACCTCTGAAAACAAACTCCATGCAACAACATGAACTATTTATGACCTCTGGTTTGGTTGTAATGGACCTTCAACTTCTAACTTATTCTACATGCATTTTCCCAGAGAAAAAATGGGGATCATcacgtttttttcccccaggtTGTTATGGATTCTAAAACTCTTCAGCTATATGTTCCTTTTCTTCTTAATATCCTGTATTCCTGTCTGTAAGTGATATCCTTTGTCCCTTAATACATTTTTCTATTTCACCTGTGTTGTTGCTCTCTTACTAGTATCTCTGATTCTGTGGCCCTCCGGCTCATATTGTCAGCATCCTTCTGCATTTATCTCACTTTACACATCATTCAACTTCAGTAACAGTCACACCTCTACCAACACATACAACATACATTTCTCTCCGTATGCGTCTTTCTCACCTGACGATCAAAGGGCCACACTGTGCAGGAGGGATCTTGGCACATAggtcctgcagctgcagcaggtcaTTGGGTGTCAGCTCATAGGGCTGTGGGGTTGGAACGCTGGCCAGCCAGCTGTAATCGAccgtggaggaggagctgcgaCGTCTGCGGCGACCTTCTGTGGCCCGCTCCAAACGGATGCGTTCAGTTCGCTTCACCATGGCCCCCAACTCAAGCATCAGGGTATTGGTAACTAGTTCCTCTGTGGTCCGTTGGCCGGGCACTTTAGGCTCCAGGGAGAAAACAGCGGACCAAGGAAACATCTGGAAAAGAAGGACAGAACTAATGGAGACTTATGTCATAGTGTAAAGATAAGATGGATAAGAAACACTTACATTATTGCATGTCTACTGTTCATTTTGGAGAGACACTAAAGCATAGGTATCACAAATATAATTCATAAATGTGAATCAGAATTTAAGTTTCCGTACTAAGGAACTTTTAAATTACTCTTAATATCATGGCAGATAAATCTTATAAATTTGAATTGTGATAAACTAAAATATTACTAAATGTAACACTGCAAACATTTCAGTAGCTGTTTAATAAGAACCAAGCTTTCTTAGGAGAACAATTTCCAGCTATGCCCTTCCTCTAAATGTTATAATAGAAGTTAATGTATTTTCTTACCGTCATGAAACTGAATTTTGGAAACTGCAGTGTCTTCTTTTTTGTAACAGAAATCCACTGGTTATCTGGTAAAGAAtatccctaatcctaacccagcATGGACCTTCAGATGGGATGCTAACTCCTGTTGGTAGCACACAGCTACCTGACTGCCTTGCTACCTTTTTACAGTCCTTGGCAGACAATGCGTGTACTTCTGTGAGGAGCTCATGGAGAGTGGTGCATGTTTGGGATTGAGAATAAATGTAATCCTCTATTAATAACTGCGAGTGACAAGATGAGCTTACCCCACATGAGTTTGCTCCTGGCCAAAGAGTGTGTATGACAGACGGAATGTAGTTGGCATATTTACATAACGGCATGGGATTGCTGGCTATTTATCTATTCACTAGTTTTCAACCACTTGCCCCTTGAATTTAtcatctttatttccttttaatgCAGGAGTGCAAACTGTAGTGGAGAGTTCAGATCATGCACACTGGCAGGCTGGACATCATGCTTAAATGTATTTTAGCAACTTCCACTATCTGACAGGGATGTTTCAGGAAAGTCATGAAATCTTTTGCCAGCAtaccttttaatttttaattgttagCCTGCTACCAAGGCACTGTGCACTGTCTGAAAATAGCTTCCTTTGACTGACGTCCTTTagcagcaataataataatgcaagaATTGCATTATGATGACATAAGAATCCACataatctctttttttccaaagGGTGTAAGCAGTCTGTCGACTGTCTGGCATTGTGAGGTATTGTATAAAAGGTTACTGCCAGCTAGTTTCTGGATTTCTGCACCACTCAGCACTGAGCCACCAAATCCCAGATTACAATCAAATCCAGAGCCTACCTGGAAGAATGACTGATTGTAATTACCATTATAATCTAATTACAGCTGTCTACCTTCTGGATGCTGTAACAGTGATAACTAAGTTTATAACTAAACATGAAGTTTAAATcaaattgaataaatgaatcaaCTATTTTGAATCATTGATTTAAAGCATTGCCAAGATGATGTTCACAGTCCAAAGGATGTGAGAAATCCCTCTATTGTTCACACAGACCCATTATTCTACTATTTGATGTGTACCATTCAATATGAAATCTGCAAAACAATGTGCAATAATAGTATTTCAGAGAGGGGAAGGGTTTCCCTCATGTGGCCCACATCCCACTACAAACACTGTAACTCCTAagcctatttatgcctttttatttgtatatttcatggtgtgttttttttattctttctaggTGTCGGTATTTCTTCccgtgtgctttttctgtgtgcttttgtgtgctcactgtgctgtgtgtagtgcgatGGAGAAGTCCAGTTCCCTGAGGGAACGTctttaagggatcaataaagttctactggGAATGTCCCAGCAGGACAGATACTGTAGGTTCCCCTGGAACTGCATTCCTTATCGAAATTTTGTTATCAATTGAACTGAAAGCCCAGCTTCCCCATAACTGATCCAAATGGTTTTGAAGACAGTGCAGACAGGAGTTATCCAGACAGGACAGAAGAAGTAGTGATGGGAGTTAGAAAGAGGGCAAAACTGGAAGAGaatgtgtattattttaatgcGCATGTGTATTTTGTATTAAACAGTACTGTCTATGTAAACTCATGTAATCTGTCAGATTTTAACAAGAGTTTTGCTAGTTTGCGTTCCCTTTTAAAAGCCTAAActacaccagtatattgttagTTGGAGAGCTGGGCAAGTCCATTTGAATTCATAAAACATTAgtcaaacaatgaaaatgaatcaaacatACCCGTCTGTGAtatgttatatattatttacatgTCACACCTCCATTAATATCCCGGTTTGTGTGTGcaaagtgttatttattttaagtaaacaATGATGATTTACTCCATTAAAGTGAATGCAGGGTCTCATCTGGGTCTGTGGTGAAGCGTCTGTGTCGCTAGAGGTCATTAGAGGTTCACGCCGGAACaccccccgccgccccccccatcaccctgcTACGTCATCAACCGCGGCTCGGGCTCGTGCCAGAGACTTTCTGTTGGCTTGTCAGCCGCACGAGACCCACGGTTCACTTCTGGAAAATGACTACGACAAGCTAGCGTCAGTTGTTAGATTTCTCACAGGTAGTGGTTCGTTCCTTGTCGCCAGGAACAGGAGACAGTTGTTAATTTCGGACAGCGACATCCGAGGACAGCTCGGAGTGAGCCTCCCTGTCGGCGGCGCCCTTTGGAACACTACAGTTGATGGTAAGCGCTGTTGTAGTGTGGGGTTAGCTTGTAGCATCATGGCTAAATTGGTTGTCAAACTCTGACCGCTGATGCTTCGAGCACTATAAGACAGGAAAACCTGTCTTGTGTGTTGATGGAGGTCGTTAAAGGTAACTTTTTATTCTCAAACAACAATTGTCTCTTTCTGTTTGAAACTCGTGATCAGATGCACAGGTCAGGGTTCAACTGCTGGATCTCCACTGACTCCCGCCTGTAGTGTGAAATCAAACCTGCTAGCTTAGATGTCATTCTCAGGAGGAGTTAGTAATCATAGGTTTGTCAGAGCTAGTTTAGCTAACACAAATCAGAACTATGCCACTTATTTTCTTTAAGTTGATTTCATGTAATGGAGATGTCATATAAGTCGTCCTagccatatacagtatatcactcaATTTATAGAAGAGCATTCAAAAGAGTGCAAAGCTACTGGAGGCAGTGTCATCAACAGTATAATAGACAGGGAAAAGAGCAAACCCACAATGTGGTGGAAAGTGGAAAAGCGTTCctggatccactccaaaaaCGTTATGATTTTATTGTTGTCACATGCCCAACCTAACAAGTTGGGCCCAACTTAGCAAGTTTTATGAAAATCTGTTTTGGTGTTCTTTTATGAGAAACTAGCCAATGCTGGTGACAACATATCCACTTTGTTGGATGTTATAAAGATACCGATGAGCTTACAACTTCTCAGTGAAATTTGTCAGTGGTGAGGaatttcagatgtttaaactctTCTGAGTTTGCTGACACAATAAGTCAGTCAGTAAATTCACCCCATAATGAAATTCCCCACCAAAGAAGTGTCTTGGATGAGAgtagaaacattttcaaaccTCAAACAAGTCCAGATTCTTCAGATTCAGCGTTTAAGGATTGACAGCCTGGTTGAATGAGGTTCTGCTGATGTTAGGTGCAATGACACAATATTAATAATTCATCTGAGTGCCGTGCTATCAtcttgaaaaataattattttttagagCCTGGAAAGGCCCAATTGTGGAGCATGATGCAGGCTAATGAGAATTTTGGATTTCACTCTTATCAATATGTAACAGCGTTGTCATAATGGTAGCCTAGAGTTGAAATGGTTTGTTGATGGGACAAACTTTCTCTGGCCCCAGCGTCAAACATGAGGATTTGTTGCTTTTGTGTGCAAACATGGTTGATTTTTGATTGTTTCTTTCAAAATCAGTTTTTCTATGATATCAGCTCAGGAAATTATGACGCTAATCTTTGTTTCCCATAATAAAAGTAATTGGTACCTGTATCCTTAAACCAAGTGTACCCTGttaatattatttgttttccatctgaaAAATTAGTGGACGTTTGCTTCTTAATTGCTTCCAATCTGTTCAAGCACATTTTCACATCCAACTGTAAAGTAGATTCTTATCTTGGTTTTGCTTTGGGCTTCAACTTGACTAAACCTTAACCTTAATCCTTGTTGCATCCTCGGAATGTGGCTACCATCTCAAATTGCGTTCGAACCAGCAAACTGATTTGCATGTATTTAACATCATGCATGCCAACATTCAGTGCTGGCAGATGATGAACATTCacctgaaaaagtgtgtttGACTGCCTCAAGGCAAAGTTATATCCTAAGCATATACAGTGTTTAACTTGAAGATGTCCCTCAAAGTAAAATTGAATAGTTTTGTGTTATACATATTGTATACAGCATTTCAGTTCTACATCTGTAGGCTTAGTCGAGAACAGtatttcttttgtgtttgctttcaaGAACAGAGAAAGGCAGTGACATAACCTGCGTGCAGGATAATCTGATCAGACTGATCAGAGGTATGGCTTCAGTAGCCTTGGGGCTGGAATGAATGTTTTATCAGGTTTTTCTTCATTCCAACGTTGTTACTttctcagtgtgtgttcacttgtTGGTATTGACACATCTATATTTACTGCTGGTAAATACAATGATTGAACTTCAACTTTAGAAGTTCCATATTATGGGACACATGTGTAGTGGCCCTCCCTGAGCCTAGCAACTCCTActatgagaaaaagaaaacggCTCCTACGTCGTCAGCTGGAAGtcaggaccacagatcagtttggaGCAATGTAAAACAACTGCATTAGagatgtgatgtcatgtgtTCTGTTTGTAAACAATACTGTACTTATTGTGACAGAAGTTCTACTGAATGGGGACTTATTTTAATCTTAAAGTTGAAGCAATCTTAGAAGATTGCAGACAGTCTCTGTTGAAAGCCACTGGGTCACAGCTGCTCTGTGGTGTCAACAGGTCTCTCCCAGATGGATCAAAGCCTTAGCAACAAACCCTTCAGGACAGCAGACACAGCTGGAGGCagaaatgattaaaacatgTGTAGATATTTACGGTATGGAACTACCTTCATATTATGTAACAGACCTTCACTTCACCTTTGTTTCCCACTGCCTGTGGCCGGGTTCTTCAGTTAAGGTCACTTGATTCTTGGACCTGTCCAATTCTGGATCTGTTGAGCACATATAGAATAAGTTAACTGATATATTGTCTCAATGTAGGCAGCCACCTCCAGCTCTAGAAGTTCCTTCTagaacacaaacaaatttttttctcCAGGATGACTGATAGATCAGGCAAACGAGAAATCAGAAGAAACTGTCATGTGTGTATTCCTTTCCAACCCCAGTAGGCCCAGGCAGAGAGCGATGAGCTGGGCTGAGGAGGACTGGACAGTGGGACTGTCTGGACGGGTCTTGCAAAAGGTGAAGGAGCTCCAGATCCTAAAGGACCGACTGACCAGAGAGAGCAAAcagaagcagctgcagctggacaACATCCATGCTAGTGCTGAACAGCAGACTGTAAAGGTAAGAGTAAACTTgctggtttatttttattgtttacattgtgctgtgttcacacacagaacataacatgatttcttttttatttacatagtgCATGATACAGAAGCATTTATGGATTATATACGTCTGTTCACAGAAATGTAACGAttaacaaaaatagaaataaagcaATTAATAAAGTTGgtgtcttgtgttttttctattCTTCCTTGCGTAGTATGAGGAAGTGCGTGGGGAGCTCCAGTCTTCACGGAGAGAGCTCCAGAGGGTACAAGATGAGGCCAAGGCAGCGGTGACCAGTACGGGACGTCTGACCCAGGAGCTTCGGACCAAGCAGGCCCAAATCTGCTCTTTTGAGGGCCAGCTGGATGCTGCTCACACTCTCAACAACAAGCTTATCCTGGAAATCAAAAGGTCAGCACCGGCAGAAATTATCTTATACATTTGacttcttttttaatatttttcgtgttaataatttttttaaacattctcaTTTAGGAGCTCAGAGTTTTGTCATCTGATCATTCTTGTATCTACCTGGCCCTGCTATGTTTTCTTATCCACTCTGAACCAGctctctgtttctccttcatctctctcttcctggTGGCAGGttggaggcagagctggaaaAACTCCAGAACAGTAGCCGGTCAGCAGATACTACTCTGTTTTCAACACCCTGCTGGAATACAGCCTCACCCTGGGAACACAATGGTATAGTCCAGTAACTTAATAGCTCTTAAATCCTGTGCTTACTCTCTCTGTGgatttctgtcttttcattCGCTGTcactcttttcatttttattagcTTACAGCAATGCAGCCTTAATATAATTTGAATTTTCTCATTCTAATCCAGTCTTGATGCTTGATCAGATGCTGTAAATTTAGCCTGTGGCTCAAAGGATAGAGCCATTGTCCATTAATTTGAATATCAGTACTTGAGCCCAGGCTGCATTCATCATCTCAGTGTCCTTGAGCATGATAATGAGCCTGAACCAAGATTTTCTCCCTGCGGCTGTTCATTTGGTTTGTGAGTGTTCATATGAATAAATATCGCTCCTGATGAGCTGGCGGTACCACCCTGGTATCCTCTTCCACTGCTGTATGAAGATTTGAGTGACTTGATGAATGCTAACTTGTGTTGTCAGGCTAGAAAGATGTTACATAAGTGCAGCCCTTTTACCATTTAGTCCACTGAGTAGATGGgaacatgatgtaaaaaaaaccaaagggcCCCATTTGACCAGAGAAGTTATATAAACACCCAGAGTTCCTGTTATCTCACAGCCCTCACTCTCAGGGGATCATtacatttcttttcctctcttacCAGTGAACCAGTGTTGTTTTTGCTGCTTCTTTGGTTCAGTTTTTGAAATGTCTATTAGGTGCTAATCCAAATTTATATGTTGTGCTTTTGCCCTGTAGGAAGcagaagggaggagagaggacatAGAGATGAAGGACAGAGCCGAGTTCTTCACAGCCGAGTAAGTACCCATATGTGTTTATGCTGACCTATACCTGTGCCAGCCCAAATGATTGCACAGCAGATATTTTGACTTGTCACAGCAGGAAAATTCAGATGGATCTAATAATAGGGACAAGGGCAAACTTTTACGATGTGTTCCAGATATAATAACTGTCAATCATAATATCCCACAGCGATAACATGTTTCATGCAGCAGTCAGTTGTACATCTGTGTGGTTCCTGGTACAATACATGAACATGCTGTGGAACCAGTTCTTTCTATGGTTGTAAGAATTGATCTGTTTGAACAGCATTTTGTactttcttcatgtgttttcatTAATTGTAGACAATATTTGACTTCTGTGGTTCTCAGACCAAAACCATCGTTTCCTACTGAAGAAATGAATCTTTAAAAAGAATGCAAATAGATACTTTTTTCTTAAACAACGTTCAATGTCCTCATGCAGTAACCTTGATCTTACTCGGGCATCGGTAAATTCAATGGCTACAGTACAAGACCCATGTTTTGAAGTTTTCCGACTTGGTAAATTTGATGTGCTACAAttgtatttgtctgtttgaCTTAAAATAAGCTCCACTGTTCTTCTTCAGGAACATGTGACTCATTCCAACAATGTGACTCAGccattgttattgtttttggaCAAGACTCAAGGTCTTTGTTTGGAATGTGGCTTTGTAGCTGAATTTGACATTCTCACAGCATTTGTTTATAATAAGGCAAATGAAGATCATCATCCAGCTTgtcctttatttaattttttatgtcTGTAAAACTGTTCTTATTAAACATCCCAGCatcctcttttgtctttttatctaCTCCCTCTCTTCTCTGCAGCAGCGGCTCCAGTTCTCAGATGTGGGCACACCCTCGTTACCACGACTGCAGCACAAGAGTACACCCCACCGCCATCCTTCTGACCAGTCAGACTCCTTCTCTACTCCCTCGTCTATGTTTCCATGGGAACGAGATGACTCACGAccagcagagaggagacagTCCCCGCCCTCTCCTCAGATGCCCTGTACTGATACAAGCAGTCAGGTCCAGACCACGCAGGGGTTTTCTGAGAAGAAGGACAACAGGACAGAGACAGATAGTGAGATATTGTTACCGTGGcattacccccccacacacacccacacagcgTAGCTTGTGTCCTTTATTAGTAGAGATGAATAGGTAACTGTCCAAAGAAAGGCACTCAGCTGAAATAAACTTTCTTGGTTTTGTCTAGAGCTGGTGATTGGGTTAACAGTCAGTTAATAGGTTATTTTTACGTGATAAGACAGGCCTctgatatttttatataataattttgggtgttttttgtgGCTGAGATAGTTGATGTTGCAGACCGCAATAATTACCTCTCAGTACAAAGGTTTTCAGATGCTTTTAGCCAAGTCAACTTTGGTGACCAAACAATGTCAACAGGAACGTTGTTCGGGCGCCTCTGGGCCATGGCAGCAAGAACTGACACAGCTCTTCTTGACTTTGAATGAAAGGCACCAGAAAATTCTGTATATAATGACTTGTAGCTAATTTTTCTGATCAGGACAGGAGCAATGACCCATTAGTTGGggaaaaagtgctttaaataatttatttggaaTCTGTTGGAATTGAGTGTGCAACCAAGTGCAATGTTACTGGCAATTGTCTATAGTTTTTTGACACCAATTTATGTATTTGGTACAGATTTGTGTGCACTTTCAAGATTTAGAGGCATTTTCAACACTGGCTATTACATAATTTCGTTGTTAGTTTGGGAGTTTATTCATATGATAATGCTAAATGTGGAAATTTCGTCATTTTATGATTCTATTTTTGCAGGAGTGGAATTGTTATTGCATTCCTGGTGTAAGCAAAAATGGTGGAATGTTATCCCTTGAGGTTTAGTGTTTAGCTTGTTTGGACTACCTCATAACTAGTGAAGCAGTGTAATCATTCTGAATCTCATGGACTTTGTATAGATACAATAACACTTGTTATATAAGTGGTAGTATCACTGGTTCAGACATAGAATCTTCTGCTGGCTCCCAGGACAGCTTAATGCAGATTGACTGTCAGTACATTTGTAGTTTGACATGACACTCCTCTTTCTCACAGCTCGGTGTGTTTGTTCAGTACAGGAAGGGGAGAGATAGAGACATGAAACAATAAACGCTTCTTTTACCTGCTGGGGCACAGAAGGGTGCGGAGTTtacattagatttttttttcaatttttaattatGCTCTTTTCTACTGTAAATTTCAGTCACACATGTAAGTTCTATTTAGACATGCATAACAAACTTAAATCCTGATTAAAACTAAAAGAGAAATACGTAATATAACAATACAAGAGATGGTATAAACCTTACAACATATCTTTTAGTAtggtatgttttttttgtttagtaaAGTGAGAATCATGAGGTTATAGAGGtgaaaactgaatttaaagCGACAGGAAGAGCAGATAGAATGACATACCGATCA
The Antennarius striatus isolate MH-2024 chromosome 10, ASM4005453v1, whole genome shotgun sequence genome window above contains:
- the zgc:162144 gene encoding RD3 domain-containing protein — protein: MTMFPWSAVFSLEPKVPGQRTTEELVTNTLMLELGAMVKRTERIRLERATEGRRRRRSSSSTVDYSWLASVPTPQPYELTPNDLLQLQDLCAKIPPAQCGPLIVRFRRLVSQMEPDVHEVPRLFRSVLHDCVDEMNGNEEVQDTVFEKQQRSKSLSFDTFRTKFRSGQLFKAGGMRGSRGNLQQEVDWSDEDDGEEEEEAIKARARKGRSRSMPEISPIEQSAHA